In one window of Primulina tabacum isolate GXHZ01 chromosome 8, ASM2559414v2, whole genome shotgun sequence DNA:
- the LOC142552633 gene encoding uncharacterized protein LOC142552633 isoform X3 translates to MLQVGMDRARQKKVQKYEEFVDRRLKPDLLRAMAERSDLKRNIENLEKNSVTSLRTMVNLGSEVYMQADVPDTSHIFVDVGLGFHVEFTRSEALNFIGTKEEQILRRIDEYTRLIASIKAQIKMVCEGIREILQLPVSEL, encoded by the exons ATGCTCCA GGTTGGTATGGATAGGGCACGACAAAAGAAAGTGCAGAAGTACGAGGAGTTTGTTGATCGGCGACTGAAACCTGATCTTCTTCGAGCTATGGCGGAGCG CTCTGATCTGAAAAGAAACATCGAGAACCTGGAGAAGAACAGTGTGACCAGTCTTAGGACAATGGTCAACCTTGGTTCTGAAGTTTATATGCAAGCTGATGT GCCAGATACGAGTCATATATTTGTAGATGTTGGACTTGGATTTCATGTGGAGTTTACCAGATCTGAAGCTCTCAATTTTATTGGTACCAAGGAAGAACAGATATTGAG GCGAATTGATGAGTACACTCGCTTAATTGCATCGATTAAAGCTCAGATTAAGATG GTCTGCGAAGGAATTAGAGAGATCCTCCAGCTTCCGGTGAGTGAGTTATAG
- the LOC142552633 gene encoding uncharacterized protein LOC142552633 isoform X1 yields the protein MLQVGMDRARQKKVQKYEEFVDRRLKPDLLRAMAERDKVFEQQKIFSDLKRNIENLEKNSVTSLRTMVNLGSEVYMQADVPDTSHIFVDVGLGFHVEFTRSEALNFIGTKEEQILRRIDEYTRLIASIKAQIKMVCEGIREILQLPVSEL from the exons ATGCTCCA GGTTGGTATGGATAGGGCACGACAAAAGAAAGTGCAGAAGTACGAGGAGTTTGTTGATCGGCGACTGAAACCTGATCTTCTTCGAGCTATGGCGGAGCG GGACAAGGTGTTTGAGCAACAGAAGATTTT CTCTGATCTGAAAAGAAACATCGAGAACCTGGAGAAGAACAGTGTGACCAGTCTTAGGACAATGGTCAACCTTGGTTCTGAAGTTTATATGCAAGCTGATGT GCCAGATACGAGTCATATATTTGTAGATGTTGGACTTGGATTTCATGTGGAGTTTACCAGATCTGAAGCTCTCAATTTTATTGGTACCAAGGAAGAACAGATATTGAG GCGAATTGATGAGTACACTCGCTTAATTGCATCGATTAAAGCTCAGATTAAGATG GTCTGCGAAGGAATTAGAGAGATCCTCCAGCTTCCGGTGAGTGAGTTATAG
- the LOC142552633 gene encoding uncharacterized protein LOC142552633 isoform X2, with translation MDRARQKKVQKYEEFVDRRLKPDLLRAMAERDKVFEQQKIFSDLKRNIENLEKNSVTSLRTMVNLGSEVYMQADVPDTSHIFVDVGLGFHVEFTRSEALNFIGTKEEQILRRIDEYTRLIASIKAQIKMVCEGIREILQLPVSEL, from the exons ATGGATAGGGCACGACAAAAGAAAGTGCAGAAGTACGAGGAGTTTGTTGATCGGCGACTGAAACCTGATCTTCTTCGAGCTATGGCGGAGCG GGACAAGGTGTTTGAGCAACAGAAGATTTT CTCTGATCTGAAAAGAAACATCGAGAACCTGGAGAAGAACAGTGTGACCAGTCTTAGGACAATGGTCAACCTTGGTTCTGAAGTTTATATGCAAGCTGATGT GCCAGATACGAGTCATATATTTGTAGATGTTGGACTTGGATTTCATGTGGAGTTTACCAGATCTGAAGCTCTCAATTTTATTGGTACCAAGGAAGAACAGATATTGAG GCGAATTGATGAGTACACTCGCTTAATTGCATCGATTAAAGCTCAGATTAAGATG GTCTGCGAAGGAATTAGAGAGATCCTCCAGCTTCCGGTGAGTGAGTTATAG
- the LOC142554368 gene encoding heparanase-like protein 2, with product MCCNSYYDSSSTKNFLYLHESMAQIGLRIIISCVLLLSSCLASADDVKLNVEAVTSIGKTDDNFICATLDWWPSNKCDYDQCPWGQAGLLNLDLDNQILANAIRAFNPLRLRLGGSLQDQVLYKVGDSIKKCPHFKKRDGELFGFTKGCFHMDRWDQLNKLFNDTGAKITFGLNALIGRKKVEGDDMLMMGGWNSKNAHDFMKYTASKGYKIDSYELGNELCGSGVSKRIEAEQYGKDVIELKRLVQDVYPDPPTQPKVLGPAGFYDEQWFNTFLQTTGPNVVDGLTHHIYNLGAGVDSTLINKVQDPYFLDQITQTYEDASTSVNLFGPWSGAWVGEAGGAYNSGGKDVSHTFVNGFWYLDQLGMTSTFNHKVYCRQSLIGGNYGLLNTTTFIPNPDYYGALLWHRLMGRNVLATSHNSSPYLRAYTHCSKNSAGITVMLINMSNSTTFEVSVTNDMNLHPTGRKLEDNGDNTQREEYHLTPQDGDIQSDVLLLNGTPLKLTESADIPDMNPQVVDNSLPISVAPDSIVFATIKGFKAPACSS from the exons ATGTGTTGCAACTCTTATTATGATTCATCTTCAACAAAAAACTTTCTTTATCTTCACGAATCAATGGCTCAAATAGGCTTAAGAATCATAATCTCGTGTGTTCTTTTGTTAAGTTCTTGTTTAGCTTCTGCAGATGATGTGAAGTTGAATGTCGAGGCGGTGACGTCCATCGGAAAAACAGATGACAACTTCATATGCGCTACATTGGATTGGTGGCCTTCCAACAAATGCGACTATGATCAATGTCCATGGGGACAAGCTGGCCTCCTCAATCTG GACTTGGATAACCAGATCCTTGCTAACGCCATAAGAG CCTTCAACCCTCTGCGGCTCAGACTTGGAGGTTCGCTACAAGACCAGGTTCTATACAAAGTTGGTGACTCTATCAAGAAGTGCCCACACTTCAAGAAAAGAGATGGAGAACTGTTTGGATTCACCAAAGGTTGTTTTCACATGGACAGATGGGATCAACTCAACAAGTTGTTCAACGATACCGG GGCTAAAATAACTTTTGGCTTGAATGCTCTAATCGGAAGGAAGAAGGTTGAAGGTGATGATATGCTTATGATGGGTGGCTGGAACTCAAAAAACGCTCATGACTTCATGAAGTACACGGCTTCTAAAGGATACAAAATCGACTCATACGAACTAG GCAACGAGCTCTGTGGTAGTGGGGTGTCAAAAAGAATAGAAGCAGAACAATATGGGAAGGATGTTATTGAACTCAAGAGACTAGTCCAAGATGTGTATCCTGACCCTCCTACACAACCTAAGGTCTTAGGCCCTGCTGGATTCTATGATGAACAATGGTTCAATACATTCCTTCAGACAACAGGACCAAATGTGGTCGATGGGTTAACCCACCACATTTACAATCTTGGTGCAG GTGTTGACTCCACTCTCATCAACAAGGTTCAAGATCCCTATTTCCTTGACCAAATTACTCAAACGTATGAAGATGCTTCTACCAGTGTCAACTTATTCGGGCCATGGTCCGGGGCATGGGTCGGGGAAGCAGGAGGGGCTTATAACAGTGGTGGCAAAGATGTTTCTCATACTTTCGTTAATGGATTCTG GTATTTGGATCAGTTGGGTATGACCTCAACATTCAACCACAAGGTCTACTGCAGGCAATCATTGATTGGAGGCAACTATGGTTTGCTAAACACAACCACCTTCATCCCTAATCCAGATTACTATGG TGCTCTTTTGTGGCACCGCTTGATGGGAAGGAATGTCCTCGCTACCTCCCATAACAGCTCCCCCTACTTGCGTGCCTATACTCATTGCTCCAAGAACTCG GCTGGAATCACAGTCATGCTCATCAACATGTCAAATTCTACAACCTTTGAAGTTTCAGTCACGAATGACATGAACTTACACCCCACTGGACGCAAGTTGGAAGATAATGGGGACAATACTCAGAGGGAAGAGTACCATTTGACTCCCCAAGATGGCGATATTCAGAGTGATGTATTGCTGCTGAATGGAACGCCACTGAAGCTCACAGAATCAGCTGATATTCCCGACATGAATCCGCAGGTTGTTGACAATTCTTTGCCCATCTCTGTGGCTCCTGATTCGATAGTTTTTGCTACAATTAAAGGATTCAAGGCTCCAGCTTGTTCTAGTTAA